One genomic window of Streptomyces sp. NBC_01498 includes the following:
- a CDS encoding BlaI/MecI/CopY family transcriptional regulator: MRWLGDLEAEIMDCLWKWGRPATVREVVDDINTRRPAAYTTVMTVASILHSKGWLTRKKQGQAWLYTPVRSREAYSAALMEDALGASEDRPAALAHFVERMSDEEVAALREALRVVDRDVER, encoded by the coding sequence GTGCGGTGGTTGGGGGATCTGGAGGCCGAGATCATGGACTGTCTGTGGAAGTGGGGAAGGCCCGCCACCGTCCGTGAGGTCGTCGACGACATCAACACGCGCCGGCCCGCCGCGTACACGACTGTGATGACGGTGGCCTCGATCCTCCACAGCAAGGGGTGGCTGACCAGGAAGAAGCAGGGCCAGGCATGGCTCTACACCCCGGTGCGCAGCCGGGAGGCGTACTCGGCCGCCCTGATGGAGGATGCGCTCGGAGCCAGCGAGGACCGCCCGGCCGCGTTGGCGCACTTCGTGGAACGCATGTCGGACGAGGAAGTGGCCGCGCTGCGCGAGGCGTTGCGGGTCGTTGATCGCGACGTCGAGCGGTGA